A genomic region of Mustela erminea isolate mMusErm1 chromosome 12, mMusErm1.Pri, whole genome shotgun sequence contains the following coding sequences:
- the DAB2IP gene encoding disabled homolog 2-interacting protein isoform X7, with protein sequence MEEGAYSRSSSWSHLMPRLKESRSHESLLSPSNAVEALDLSMEEEVVIKPVHSSILGQDYCFEVTTSSGSKCFSCRSAAERDKWMENLRRAVHPNKDNSRRVEHILKLWVIEAKDLPAKKKYLCELCLDDVLYARTTGKLKTDNVFWGEHFEFHNLPPLRTVTVHLYRETDKKKKKERNSYLGLVSLPAASVAGRQFVEKWYPVVTPNPKGGKGPGPMIRIKARYQTITILPMEMYKEFAEHITNHYLGLCAALEPILSAKTKEEMASALVHILQSTGKVKDFLTDLMMSEVDRCGDNEHLIFRENTLATKAIEEYLKLVGQKYLQDALGEFIKALYESDENCEVDPSKCSAADLPEHQGNLKMCCELAFCKIINSYCVFPRELKEVFASWRQECSSRGRPDISERLISASLFLRFLCPAIMSPSLFNLLQEYPDDRTARTLTLIAKVTQNLANFAKFGSKEEYMSFMNQFLEHEWTNMQRFLLEISNPETVSNTAGFEGYIDLGRELSSLHSLLWEAVSQLEQSIISKLGPLPRILRDVHTALSTPGSGQLPGTNDLASTPGSGSSSISAGLQKMVIESDLSGLIDFTRLPSPTPENKDLFFVTRSSGVQPSPARSSSYSEANEPDLQMANGGKSLSMVDLQDARTLDGEAGSPAGPDALTADGQASASQLVAGWPARAAPASLAGLATVRRAGQTPTTPGTSEGAPGRPQLLAPLSFQNPVYQMAAGLPLSPRGLGDSGSEGHSSLSSHSNSEELAAAAKLGSFSSAAEDLARRPGELARRQMSLTEKGGQPTVPRQNSAGPQRRIDQPPPPPPPPPPAPRGRTPPTLLSTLQYPRPSSGTLASASPDWAGPGARLRQPSSSSKGDSPELKPRAVHKQGPSPVSPNALDRTAAWLLTMNAQLLEDEGLGPDPPHRDRLRSKEELSQAEKDLAVLQDKLRISTKKLEEYETLFKCQEETTQKLVLEYQARLEEGEERLRRQQEDKDIQMKGIISRLMSVEEELKKDHAEMQAAVDSKQKIIDAQEKRIASLDAANARLMSALTQLKERYSMQARNGVSPTNPTKLQITENGEFRNSSHC encoded by the exons GTCCCATCTGATGCCCAGGCTGAAGGAGTCTCGCTCCCACgagtccctgctcagccccaGCAACGCGGTGGAAGCGCTGGACCTCAgcatggaggaggaggtggtcaTCAAGCCGGTGCACAGCAGCATCCTGGGCCAGGACTACTGCTTCGAG GTGACGACATCGTCGGGAAGCAAGTGCTTCTCCTGCCGATCGGCAGCCGAGCGGGATAAGTGGATGGAGAACCTCCGGCGAGCGGTACACCCCAACAAG GACAACAGCCGGCGTGTGGAGCACATCCTGAAGCTGTGGGTGATTGAGGCCAAGGACCTGCCGGCCAAGAAGAAGTACCTGTGCGAGTTGTGCCTGGACGATGTGCTCTACGCCCGCACCACGGGCAAGCTCAAGACCGACAATGTCTTCTGGGGGGAGCACTTTGAGttccacaacctcccacccctgcgcACTGTCACCGTCCACCTGTACCGGGAGAcggacaagaagaagaagaaggagcgCAACAGTTACCTGGGCCTGGTGAGCCTGCCGGCTGCCTCCGTGGCCGGGCGACAGTTTGTGGAGAAGTGGTACCCGGTGGTGACGCCCAACCCCAAGGGTGGCAAGGGCCCCGGGCCCATGATCCGCATCAAGGCGCGCTACCAGACCATCACCATCCTGCCCATGGAGATGTACAAGGAGTTTGCCGAGCACATCACCAACCACTACCTGGGGCTCTGTGCAGCCCTCGAGCCGATCCTCAGTGCCAAGACCAAGGAGGAGATGGCGTCGGCCCTGGTGCACATTCTGCAGAGTACGGGCAAGGTCAAG GACTTCCTGACCGACCTGATGATGTCAGAGGTGGACCGCTGCGGGGACAACGAACACCTCATCTTCCGGGAGAACACACTGGCCACTAAGGCCATCGAGGAGTACCTCAAGCTGGTGGGCCAGAAGTACCTGCAGGACGCGCTAG GTGAGTTCATCAAAGCGCTGTATGAGTCGGATGAGAACTGCGAAGTAGACCCGAGCAAGTGCTCGGCCGCCGACCTCCCTGAGCACCAGGGCAACCTCAAGATGTGCTGTGAGCTGGCCTTCTGCAAGATCATCAACTCCTACTG TGTCTTCCCACGGGAGCTGAAAGAGGTGTTTGCCTCGTGGCGGCAGGAGTGCAGCAGCCGCGGCCGGCCCGACATCAGCGAGCGGCTCATCAGTGCCTCCCTGTTCCTGCGCTTCCTCTGCCCCGCCATCATGTCACCCTCGCTCTTCAACCTGCTGCAGGAGTACCCTGACGACCGCACCGCCCGCACCCTCACCCTCATCGCCAAGGTCACCCAGAACCTGGCCAACTTCGCCAA GTTTGGCAGCAAGGAGGAGTACATGTCATTCATGAACCAGTTCCTGGAGCACGAGTGGACCAACATGCAGCGCTTCCTGTTGGAGATCTCCAACCCTGAGACCGTCTCCAACACGGCCGGCTTCGAGGGCTACATTGACCTGGGCCGGGAGCTCTCTAGTCTGCACTCGCTGCTCTGGGAGGCCGTCAGCCAGCTGGAGCAG AGCATCATATCCAAACTGGGGCCCCTGCCTCGAATCCTGAGGGATGTCCACACAGCACTGAGCACCCCGGGCAGTGGGCAACTCCCAGGGACCAACGACTTGGCCTCCACTCCTGGCTCTGGCAGTAGCAGCATCTCGGCCGGACTGCAGAAAATGGTGATAGAGAGCGACCTCTCTGG TCTCATAGATTTCACCCGGTTACCGTCTCCAACCCCCGAAAACAAGGACTTGTTTTTTGTCACAAGGTCCTCCGGGGTCCAGCCCTCACCTGCCCGCAGCTCGAGTTACTCGGAAGCCAACGAGCCTGATCTTCAGATGGCCAATGGTGGCAAGAGCCTGTCAATGGTGGACCTCCAAGATGCCCGCACGCTGGACGGGGAGGCGGGCTCCCCGGCGGGCCCCGACGCCCTCACCGCCGATGGGCAGGCGTCGGCATCACAGCTGGTGGCCGGGTGGCCGGCTCGGGCAGCCCCAGCGAGCCTGGCAGGGCTGGCCACGGTGCGGCGGGCAGGCCAGACACCGACCACGCCGGGTACCTCCGAGGGCGCCCCAGGCCGGCCCCAGCTACTGGCGCCACTCTCCTTCCAGAACCCCGTGTACCAGATGGCGGCCGGCCTGCCACTTTCGCCTCGTGGCCTGGGCGACTCGGGCTCCGAGGGCCACAGCTCCTTGAGCTCCCACAGCAACAGTGAGGAGTTGGCAGCTGCTGCCAAGCTGGGAAGTTTCAGCAGCGCCGCTGAGGACCTGGCACGGCGGCCCGGGGAGCTGGCGCGGCGGCAGATGTCACTGACTGAGAAGGGCGGGCAGCCCACGGTGCCGCGGCAGAACAGTGCCGGCCCCCAGCGGAGGATCgaccagccgccgccgccgcccccgccgccaccTCCCGCGCCCCGCGGCCGGACGCCACCCACCCTGCTGAGCACCCTGCAGTACCCGCGGCCCTCGAGTGGAACCCTGGCGTCGGCCTCGCCTGATTGGGCTGGCCCCGGAGCCCGGCTTCGGCAGCCCTCATCCTCGTCCAAGGGTGACAGCCCGGAGCTGAAGCCTCGTGCAGTGCACAAGCAG GGCCCTTCACCCGTGAGCCCCAATGCCCTGGACCGCACAGCCGCTTGGCTCTTGACCATGAACGCGCAGTTGTTAGAAGACGAGGGCCTGGGCCCAGACCCCCCCCACAGGGATAGGCTAAGGAGTAAGGAGGAGCTCAGCCAAGCAGAAAAG GACCTGGCGGTGCTGCAGGACAAGCTGCGAATCTCTACCAAGAAGCTGGAAGAGTATGAGACCCTGTTCAAGTGCCAGGAGGAGACGACGCAGAAGCTGGTGCTGGAGTACCAGGCGCGgctggaggagggtgaggagcGGCTCCGGCGGCAGCAGGAGGACAAGGACATCCAGATGAAGGGCATCATCAGCAG GCTGATGTCAGTGGAGGAGGAGCTGAAGAAGGACCATGCTGAGATGCAAGCAGCGGTAGACTCCAAACAGAAGATCATCGACGCCCAG GAGAAGCGCATCGCCTCGCTGGACGCCGCCAACGCCCGCCTCATGAGCGCCCTGACGCAGCTGAAAGAGAGGTACAGCATGCAAGCCCGTAACGGCgtctcccccaccaaccccaccaAATTGCAGATTACCGAGAACGGCGAGTTCCGAAACAGCAGCCACTGTTAA
- the DAB2IP gene encoding disabled homolog 2-interacting protein isoform X6 yields MGLCGLGLLGDNLGKILGRARALWRPGQPRKPDRAPRRPVRRRGSFERTAIPLPRSHLMPRLKESRSHESLLSPSNAVEALDLSMEEEVVIKPVHSSILGQDYCFEVTTSSGSKCFSCRSAAERDKWMENLRRAVHPNKDNSRRVEHILKLWVIEAKDLPAKKKYLCELCLDDVLYARTTGKLKTDNVFWGEHFEFHNLPPLRTVTVHLYRETDKKKKKERNSYLGLVSLPAASVAGRQFVEKWYPVVTPNPKGGKGPGPMIRIKARYQTITILPMEMYKEFAEHITNHYLGLCAALEPILSAKTKEEMASALVHILQSTGKVKDFLTDLMMSEVDRCGDNEHLIFRENTLATKAIEEYLKLVGQKYLQDALGEFIKALYESDENCEVDPSKCSAADLPEHQGNLKMCCELAFCKIINSYCVFPRELKEVFASWRQECSSRGRPDISERLISASLFLRFLCPAIMSPSLFNLLQEYPDDRTARTLTLIAKVTQNLANFAKFGSKEEYMSFMNQFLEHEWTNMQRFLLEISNPETVSNTAGFEGYIDLGRELSSLHSLLWEAVSQLEQSIISKLGPLPRILRDVHTALSTPGSGQLPGTNDLASTPGSGSSSISAGLQKMVIESDLSGLIDFTRLPSPTPENKDLFFVTRSSGVQPSPARSSSYSEANEPDLQMANGGKSLSMVDLQDARTLDGEAGSPAGPDALTADGQASASQLVAGWPARAAPASLAGLATVRRAGQTPTTPGTSEGAPGRPQLLAPLSFQNPVYQMAAGLPLSPRGLGDSGSEGHSSLSSHSNSEELAAAAKLGSFSSAAEDLARRPGELARRQMSLTEKGGQPTVPRQNSAGPQRRIDQPPPPPPPPPPAPRGRTPPTLLSTLQYPRPSSGTLASASPDWAGPGARLRQPSSSSKGDSPELKPRAVHKQGPSPVSPNALDRTAAWLLTMNAQLLEDEGLGPDPPHRDRLRSKEELSQAEKDLAVLQDKLRISTKKLEEYETLFKCQEETTQKLVLEYQARLEEGEERLRRQQEDKDIQMKGIISRLMSVEEELKKDHAEMQAAVDSKQKIIDAQEKRIASLDAANARLMSALTQLKERYSMQARNGVSPTNPTKLQITENGEFRNSSHC; encoded by the exons GTCCCATCTGATGCCCAGGCTGAAGGAGTCTCGCTCCCACgagtccctgctcagccccaGCAACGCGGTGGAAGCGCTGGACCTCAgcatggaggaggaggtggtcaTCAAGCCGGTGCACAGCAGCATCCTGGGCCAGGACTACTGCTTCGAG GTGACGACATCGTCGGGAAGCAAGTGCTTCTCCTGCCGATCGGCAGCCGAGCGGGATAAGTGGATGGAGAACCTCCGGCGAGCGGTACACCCCAACAAG GACAACAGCCGGCGTGTGGAGCACATCCTGAAGCTGTGGGTGATTGAGGCCAAGGACCTGCCGGCCAAGAAGAAGTACCTGTGCGAGTTGTGCCTGGACGATGTGCTCTACGCCCGCACCACGGGCAAGCTCAAGACCGACAATGTCTTCTGGGGGGAGCACTTTGAGttccacaacctcccacccctgcgcACTGTCACCGTCCACCTGTACCGGGAGAcggacaagaagaagaagaaggagcgCAACAGTTACCTGGGCCTGGTGAGCCTGCCGGCTGCCTCCGTGGCCGGGCGACAGTTTGTGGAGAAGTGGTACCCGGTGGTGACGCCCAACCCCAAGGGTGGCAAGGGCCCCGGGCCCATGATCCGCATCAAGGCGCGCTACCAGACCATCACCATCCTGCCCATGGAGATGTACAAGGAGTTTGCCGAGCACATCACCAACCACTACCTGGGGCTCTGTGCAGCCCTCGAGCCGATCCTCAGTGCCAAGACCAAGGAGGAGATGGCGTCGGCCCTGGTGCACATTCTGCAGAGTACGGGCAAGGTCAAG GACTTCCTGACCGACCTGATGATGTCAGAGGTGGACCGCTGCGGGGACAACGAACACCTCATCTTCCGGGAGAACACACTGGCCACTAAGGCCATCGAGGAGTACCTCAAGCTGGTGGGCCAGAAGTACCTGCAGGACGCGCTAG GTGAGTTCATCAAAGCGCTGTATGAGTCGGATGAGAACTGCGAAGTAGACCCGAGCAAGTGCTCGGCCGCCGACCTCCCTGAGCACCAGGGCAACCTCAAGATGTGCTGTGAGCTGGCCTTCTGCAAGATCATCAACTCCTACTG TGTCTTCCCACGGGAGCTGAAAGAGGTGTTTGCCTCGTGGCGGCAGGAGTGCAGCAGCCGCGGCCGGCCCGACATCAGCGAGCGGCTCATCAGTGCCTCCCTGTTCCTGCGCTTCCTCTGCCCCGCCATCATGTCACCCTCGCTCTTCAACCTGCTGCAGGAGTACCCTGACGACCGCACCGCCCGCACCCTCACCCTCATCGCCAAGGTCACCCAGAACCTGGCCAACTTCGCCAA GTTTGGCAGCAAGGAGGAGTACATGTCATTCATGAACCAGTTCCTGGAGCACGAGTGGACCAACATGCAGCGCTTCCTGTTGGAGATCTCCAACCCTGAGACCGTCTCCAACACGGCCGGCTTCGAGGGCTACATTGACCTGGGCCGGGAGCTCTCTAGTCTGCACTCGCTGCTCTGGGAGGCCGTCAGCCAGCTGGAGCAG AGCATCATATCCAAACTGGGGCCCCTGCCTCGAATCCTGAGGGATGTCCACACAGCACTGAGCACCCCGGGCAGTGGGCAACTCCCAGGGACCAACGACTTGGCCTCCACTCCTGGCTCTGGCAGTAGCAGCATCTCGGCCGGACTGCAGAAAATGGTGATAGAGAGCGACCTCTCTGG TCTCATAGATTTCACCCGGTTACCGTCTCCAACCCCCGAAAACAAGGACTTGTTTTTTGTCACAAGGTCCTCCGGGGTCCAGCCCTCACCTGCCCGCAGCTCGAGTTACTCGGAAGCCAACGAGCCTGATCTTCAGATGGCCAATGGTGGCAAGAGCCTGTCAATGGTGGACCTCCAAGATGCCCGCACGCTGGACGGGGAGGCGGGCTCCCCGGCGGGCCCCGACGCCCTCACCGCCGATGGGCAGGCGTCGGCATCACAGCTGGTGGCCGGGTGGCCGGCTCGGGCAGCCCCAGCGAGCCTGGCAGGGCTGGCCACGGTGCGGCGGGCAGGCCAGACACCGACCACGCCGGGTACCTCCGAGGGCGCCCCAGGCCGGCCCCAGCTACTGGCGCCACTCTCCTTCCAGAACCCCGTGTACCAGATGGCGGCCGGCCTGCCACTTTCGCCTCGTGGCCTGGGCGACTCGGGCTCCGAGGGCCACAGCTCCTTGAGCTCCCACAGCAACAGTGAGGAGTTGGCAGCTGCTGCCAAGCTGGGAAGTTTCAGCAGCGCCGCTGAGGACCTGGCACGGCGGCCCGGGGAGCTGGCGCGGCGGCAGATGTCACTGACTGAGAAGGGCGGGCAGCCCACGGTGCCGCGGCAGAACAGTGCCGGCCCCCAGCGGAGGATCgaccagccgccgccgccgcccccgccgccaccTCCCGCGCCCCGCGGCCGGACGCCACCCACCCTGCTGAGCACCCTGCAGTACCCGCGGCCCTCGAGTGGAACCCTGGCGTCGGCCTCGCCTGATTGGGCTGGCCCCGGAGCCCGGCTTCGGCAGCCCTCATCCTCGTCCAAGGGTGACAGCCCGGAGCTGAAGCCTCGTGCAGTGCACAAGCAG GGCCCTTCACCCGTGAGCCCCAATGCCCTGGACCGCACAGCCGCTTGGCTCTTGACCATGAACGCGCAGTTGTTAGAAGACGAGGGCCTGGGCCCAGACCCCCCCCACAGGGATAGGCTAAGGAGTAAGGAGGAGCTCAGCCAAGCAGAAAAG GACCTGGCGGTGCTGCAGGACAAGCTGCGAATCTCTACCAAGAAGCTGGAAGAGTATGAGACCCTGTTCAAGTGCCAGGAGGAGACGACGCAGAAGCTGGTGCTGGAGTACCAGGCGCGgctggaggagggtgaggagcGGCTCCGGCGGCAGCAGGAGGACAAGGACATCCAGATGAAGGGCATCATCAGCAG GCTGATGTCAGTGGAGGAGGAGCTGAAGAAGGACCATGCTGAGATGCAAGCAGCGGTAGACTCCAAACAGAAGATCATCGACGCCCAG GAGAAGCGCATCGCCTCGCTGGACGCCGCCAACGCCCGCCTCATGAGCGCCCTGACGCAGCTGAAAGAGAGGTACAGCATGCAAGCCCGTAACGGCgtctcccccaccaaccccaccaAATTGCAGATTACCGAGAACGGCGAGTTCCGAAACAGCAGCCACTGTTAA